The following proteins are encoded in a genomic region of Burkholderia cepacia:
- a CDS encoding alpha/beta fold hydrolase gives MGARASKSRRSGSTLKWPLLAAASSFERPRDSIGQRPQLADCRPTRAAVVDLRPTYASGDLRSFSVTRFLVKQPFSGEDSKSAQRVPCTFSNMRRFAMKSLLITSGRAMLATEVFGSGEPIVFLHARVADRRMWGQQIREIGVGNQAIAYDRRGFGETVAEAEDHSAVEDLIAVLQSVAGGSPAILVACSQGGGIALDAALRYPSYVRGLVLVAPSVTGAPKMTHAARVEDLITRLAAAEARKDIEEVVAIRATLWLDGPFQPEGRVAGEARKLFDEMNVAVLGLPPTGTNTDAPVAYGRLRELLVPTLVMCGDLDLPGIQERSRYVAANVSRGTFHQISGTAHLPSLERPQEVTSVIASFINQCKALQ, from the coding sequence ATGGGTGCGCGTGCGAGCAAAAGCAGACGTTCTGGATCGACGCTCAAGTGGCCGTTGCTGGCTGCGGCGTCGTCGTTCGAACGTCCGCGTGACAGCATCGGCCAGCGTCCGCAACTGGCCGACTGCCGCCCGACGCGGGCGGCCGTGGTCGACCTGCGGCCGACGTATGCGAGTGGCGACCTCCGATCTTTTTCAGTCACCCGGTTTCTCGTAAAGCAACCATTCAGCGGCGAAGACTCCAAGTCAGCACAGCGTGTACCATGCACATTCTCAAATATGCGGCGGTTCGCGATGAAAAGCCTTCTAATCACTTCAGGTCGTGCCATGCTGGCCACGGAAGTCTTCGGAAGCGGAGAACCGATTGTATTTTTGCACGCCCGGGTCGCGGATCGCCGGATGTGGGGCCAGCAGATTCGAGAAATCGGCGTTGGCAACCAAGCTATCGCCTATGATCGACGCGGATTTGGCGAAACAGTTGCCGAGGCAGAGGACCACTCTGCCGTTGAAGATTTGATTGCTGTTCTCCAATCGGTGGCGGGTGGATCTCCTGCAATACTCGTTGCCTGCTCTCAAGGTGGAGGCATAGCCCTCGACGCAGCTCTTCGGTATCCGTCGTATGTTCGCGGTCTCGTTCTTGTCGCGCCGAGTGTGACAGGTGCGCCGAAAATGACTCATGCAGCGCGGGTTGAAGATTTGATCACCCGTTTGGCGGCGGCAGAAGCGAGGAAAGATATTGAAGAGGTCGTCGCGATTCGAGCGACGCTCTGGCTTGATGGTCCGTTTCAACCTGAGGGACGTGTGGCGGGTGAAGCTCGCAAACTGTTTGACGAGATGAACGTTGCTGTTCTCGGTTTGCCGCCGACGGGCACGAACACTGATGCACCGGTTGCTTACGGACGGTTGCGCGAACTATTGGTACCGACGCTGGTGATGTGTGGGGATCTGGACCTTCCCGGAATTCAGGAGCGAAGTCGTTACGTTGCGGCTAACGTATCCCGCGGGACGTTTCACCAGATTTCAGGAACCGCACATTTGCCGTCGCTCGAACGGCCACAGGAGGTTACGAGCGTAATCGCGAGTTTTATCAATCAATGTAAAGCTCTGCAATAG
- a CDS encoding 2-aminoethylphosphonate aminotransferase, which produces MLLLNPGPVTLTERVRRSLLQPDLCHRESEFFDLQDEARARLVAAYELDPAEWTAVLMTGSGTAAVESMIAALVPQDGKLLVIENGVYGERITQIATQYGIAHDVLKHEWMQAPDLALIAARLDAGGYTHVAVIHHETTTGRLNDLGAIAEVCRSRGVKMLVDGVSSFGAEAIDFAGGDIDAVAATANKCLHGVPGAAFVIVRRSALAKAASRTYYLDLGRLAKLQDQRNTPFTPSVHAYYALVEALREFDEAGGWRARHAHYKALADQAQAGLAARGMPLVLPEGASSVVLRAYRLPQGVTYETLHDGLKARGFVIYAGQGGLSKELFRISTMGAIQAADVDRLLEGFTALTR; this is translated from the coding sequence ATGCTGCTGCTGAACCCCGGCCCGGTCACGCTCACGGAACGCGTGCGCCGCAGCCTGCTGCAACCCGATCTGTGCCATCGCGAAAGCGAATTCTTCGACCTGCAGGATGAAGCGCGTGCGCGCCTCGTCGCCGCGTACGAGCTCGATCCGGCGGAATGGACGGCCGTGCTGATGACGGGCTCGGGCACGGCTGCCGTCGAGAGCATGATTGCGGCACTCGTGCCGCAGGACGGCAAGCTGCTCGTGATCGAGAACGGCGTGTACGGCGAGCGGATCACGCAGATCGCGACGCAGTACGGGATCGCGCACGACGTGCTGAAACATGAGTGGATGCAGGCGCCCGATCTCGCGCTGATCGCTGCGCGTCTTGATGCGGGTGGCTACACGCACGTCGCCGTGATTCATCACGAAACGACGACGGGCCGGCTGAATGATCTCGGCGCGATTGCTGAAGTGTGCCGTTCGCGTGGCGTGAAGATGCTCGTCGACGGTGTCAGCAGTTTTGGCGCGGAAGCGATCGATTTTGCTGGCGGTGATATCGATGCGGTTGCCGCGACGGCGAACAAGTGCCTGCACGGTGTGCCGGGCGCGGCGTTCGTGATCGTGCGTCGTAGCGCGCTCGCGAAGGCTGCGAGCCGTACGTACTACCTCGATCTCGGTCGTCTTGCGAAGCTGCAGGATCAGCGGAATACGCCGTTTACGCCTTCCGTGCATGCGTATTACGCTCTCGTCGAGGCGCTGCGTGAGTTTGATGAGGCTGGCGGCTGGCGGGCGCGGCATGCGCATTACAAGGCGCTTGCGGATCAGGCGCAGGCAGGGCTCGCTGCGCGCGGGATGCCGCTGGTGCTGCCGGAAGGTGCTTCGTCGGTCGTGCTGCGCGCGTATCGGCTGCCGCAAGGTGTCACGTACGAAACGCTGCACGACGGGCTGAAGGCGCGCGGCTTCGTGATTTACGCGGGGCAAGGCGGGTTGTCGAAGGAGCTGTTCCGGATTTCGACGATGGGGGCGATTCAGGCGGCTGATGTTGATCGGTTGCTGGAGGGGTTTACGGCGTTGACGCGGTAA